The following proteins are co-located in the Nomia melanderi isolate GNS246 chromosome 1, iyNomMela1, whole genome shotgun sequence genome:
- the LOC116428519 gene encoding uncharacterized protein LOC116428519 isoform X3 yields MEQMHKKRPFIVGAVHHKLYSPLSTNNVVGKKLNVPPIPKKVSKVTERRLMLKSQSQKVSKSVVKDSKSSIECSREKQSFAPIDQKVKPLEEPLHQEPLFGRSQCRMSINNFCNKNTENINTETSNKNLPKSNYSELPSEPVFFSPYVVSSRGKSNARTEQQIKRGFSLSRSLSDEIPTKDTVMKNLNISIEEEERTAQYFQFLLNGEVDRLNELCNKWTLVKEESGITEDGQYQINQAIGQTQLLINKKFERFRGLVSDCETGKGEMLVTCKDLQGFWDMMYMEVKNCDSRFDKLEQLRSEGWKEEENVPVITKVTKKKTATKKKIMPKKSSSIRTFLAERKKNIAKEISNNNGTEELKIFDNKYKTRRFSSSNVKKYTPVKYDRTKLNLLQKVQLSETKKHKSPLTMMKISQMCKTPEVQLDDTISYINSDQTPGKSILKQPKKSNEIGSCIKTSHKVNFNDTVVLNEVPMDEETQTKMELAAALARIDSLEFNNSVEEELIHAERKLTFDDNSFEEYEDVFDKNEPSGLKISTKNTMSVPSTHVETATSIKKPTPYHSSATLSPRRSLRRQSVVNETIASITPNIVPSENAVHNTDLNVITRNSQEHILASDEEEVDKHNESIRVLRNRSITSVSTPILRGKSGKVSTNIQQSEHKENINSKIDLYNDINTMRSNEKSDRRKSRRNVKFSDLVTEGKCNSEIEKSVLPMTPHIKKSKSLGVLNEKKKSIGTQDTTSFEIIAPARIRRSQNRTK; encoded by the exons ATGGAACAAATGCATAAAAAACGTCCTTTTATAGTTGGTGCTGTTCACCATAAACTTTATTCACCTTTATCTACAAATAATGTAGTtggaaaaaaattgaatgtacCACCCATTCCCAAAAAAGTTTCTAAAGTTACAGAAAGAAGACTAATGCTTAAAAGTCAATCTCAAAAAGTATCAAAATCTGTAGTAAAAGATTCAAAATCCTCCATAGAATGTTCAAGAGAAAAACAATCCTTTGCTCCTATAGATCAAAAAGTGAAACCATTGGAAGAACCATTACATCAAGAACCATTATTTGGTCGATCACAATGTAGAATGTCAATTAACAACTTTTGTAACAAGAATACTGAGAACATTAATACAGAAACATCTAACAAGAATTTACCTAAATCAAACTATTCTGAATTACCTAGTGAACCAGTTTTTTTTTCACCGTATGTAGTTTCTAGTCGTGGTAAAAGCAATGCCAGAACTGAACAGCAGATAAAACGTGGTTTTAGTCTTAGCCGATCATTAAGTGATGAGATTCCTACAAAGGATACTGTCATGAAAAatcttaatatttcaattgaagagGAAGAACGAACTGcacaatattttcagtttcttctgaATGGAGAAGTAGATAGattaaatgaattatgtaaTAAGTGGACATTGGTGAAAGAAGAATCAGGTATTACAGAAGATGGTCAGTATCAAATTAATCAGGCTATTGGACAAACACAATTACTcataaataaaaagtttgaaaGATTTCGTGGTTTAGTTTCCGATTGTGAAACGGGAAAAGGAGAAATGTTAGTTACCTGTAAAGATTTACAAGGTTTCTGGGATATGATGTATATGGAAGTAAAAAATTGTGATTCACGGTTTGATAAATTAGAACAATTGCGTTCAGAAGGttggaaagaagaagaaaatgtacCTGTTATTACTAAAgttacaaaaaagaaaacagctacgaagaaaaaaattatgcCTAAAAAATCCAGTTCAATAAGAACTTTCCTagcagaaagaaaaaagaatatagCAAAAGAAATAAGTAACAATAATGGCACAGAAGAGCTTAAGATCTttgataacaaatataaaactagaaggtttagtagttctaatgttaagaaaTACACCCCTGTTAAGTATGAtagaacaaaattaaatttgttgCAAAAAGTACAACTGTCAGAAACAAAAAAACATAAAAGTCCTTTAACTATGATGAAAATAAGTCAGATGTGTAAAACACCAGAGGTTCAGTTAGAcgatacaatttcatatattaattctgATCAAACTCCAGGGAAGAGTATACTGAAACAGCCAAAGAAGTCAAATGAGATAGGATCCTGTATAAAGACATCGcataaagttaattttaatgataCTGTAGTTTTAAATGAAGTTCCCATGGATGAAGAAACACAAACAAAAATGGAGTTAGCTGCAGCATTAGCAAGAATAGATAGtcttgaatttaataattcagttGAGGAAGAATTAATACATGCAGAAAGGAAGCTTACCTTTGATGACAATAGCTTTGAAGAATATGAAGATGTATTTGATAAAAATGAGCCTTCTGGCTTGAagatttcaacaaaaaatactaTGAGTGTACCATCTACACATGTAGAAACTGCAACATCAATTAAAAAACCTACACCATATCATAGTTCAGCTACTCTTTCGCCAAGAAGAAGTTTGAGAAGACAAAGTGTTGTAAACGAAACAATTGCAAGTATAACACCAAATATTGTGCCATCTGAAAATGCTGTACACAATACAGACTTAAATGTGATTACAAGAAATTCACAAGAACATATTCTTGCAAGTGATGAAGAAGAAGTAGATAAACACAATGAAAGCATAAGAGTTCTAAGAAATAGAAGTATTACTTCAGTAAGTACACCAATTCTAAGGGGGAAATCTGGAAAGGTATCTACAAATATACAACAGTCAGAACATAAAGAGAATATCAAttcaaaaattgatttatataatgACATTAATACCATGAGGTCAAATGAAAAAAGTGATAGAAGAAAATCGAGAAGGAATGTTAAATTTTCTG atcTTGTTACAGAAGGAAAGTGTAATAGTGAAATAGAAAAATCAGTACTTCCTATGACTCCTCATATTAAAAAGAGTAAATCCTTAGGAGTacttaatgaaaagaaaaaaagtatagGTACACAAGATACTACATCATTTGAAATAATAG CTCCCGCACGCATTAGGAGGTCGCAAAACAGAACAAAATAG
- the LOC116428519 gene encoding uncharacterized protein LOC116428519 isoform X1 has translation MSKFRQQYKAKTFGFGDAAAARIVRTENHEKARKNSRSKIFTGNRNILNSKSNTIQNNEPKVSSASGNHTSRLIEWKVEREKSKKMEQMHKKRPFIVGAVHHKLYSPLSTNNVVGKKLNVPPIPKKVSKVTERRLMLKSQSQKVSKSVVKDSKSSIECSREKQSFAPIDQKVKPLEEPLHQEPLFGRSQCRMSINNFCNKNTENINTETSNKNLPKSNYSELPSEPVFFSPYVVSSRGKSNARTEQQIKRGFSLSRSLSDEIPTKDTVMKNLNISIEEEERTAQYFQFLLNGEVDRLNELCNKWTLVKEESGITEDGQYQINQAIGQTQLLINKKFERFRGLVSDCETGKGEMLVTCKDLQGFWDMMYMEVKNCDSRFDKLEQLRSEGWKEEENVPVITKVTKKKTATKKKIMPKKSSSIRTFLAERKKNIAKEISNNNGTEELKIFDNKYKTRRFSSSNVKKYTPVKYDRTKLNLLQKVQLSETKKHKSPLTMMKISQMCKTPEVQLDDTISYINSDQTPGKSILKQPKKSNEIGSCIKTSHKVNFNDTVVLNEVPMDEETQTKMELAAALARIDSLEFNNSVEEELIHAERKLTFDDNSFEEYEDVFDKNEPSGLKISTKNTMSVPSTHVETATSIKKPTPYHSSATLSPRRSLRRQSVVNETIASITPNIVPSENAVHNTDLNVITRNSQEHILASDEEEVDKHNESIRVLRNRSITSVSTPILRGKSGKVSTNIQQSEHKENINSKIDLYNDINTMRSNEKSDRRKSRRNVKFSDLVTEGKCNSEIEKSVLPMTPHIKKSKSLGVLNEKKKSIGTQDTTSFEIIAPARIRRSQNRTK, from the exons ATGTCAAAATTTCGACAACAATATAAAGCAAAGACTTTCGGTTTTGGGGATGCAGCTGCAGCTCGAATTGTTCGTACAGAAAACCACGAAAAGGCACGTAAAAATTCCAGGTCcaagattttcactggaaatagaaatattttaaattctaaatcTAATACAATACAGAATAATG AACCAAAAGTATCTTCTGCATCAGGAAACCATACAAGTCGGTTAATAGAGTGGAAAGTAGAACGTGAGAAGTCTAAAAAGATGGAACAAATGCATAAAAAACGTCCTTTTATAGTTGGTGCTGTTCACCATAAACTTTATTCACCTTTATCTACAAATAATGTAGTtggaaaaaaattgaatgtacCACCCATTCCCAAAAAAGTTTCTAAAGTTACAGAAAGAAGACTAATGCTTAAAAGTCAATCTCAAAAAGTATCAAAATCTGTAGTAAAAGATTCAAAATCCTCCATAGAATGTTCAAGAGAAAAACAATCCTTTGCTCCTATAGATCAAAAAGTGAAACCATTGGAAGAACCATTACATCAAGAACCATTATTTGGTCGATCACAATGTAGAATGTCAATTAACAACTTTTGTAACAAGAATACTGAGAACATTAATACAGAAACATCTAACAAGAATTTACCTAAATCAAACTATTCTGAATTACCTAGTGAACCAGTTTTTTTTTCACCGTATGTAGTTTCTAGTCGTGGTAAAAGCAATGCCAGAACTGAACAGCAGATAAAACGTGGTTTTAGTCTTAGCCGATCATTAAGTGATGAGATTCCTACAAAGGATACTGTCATGAAAAatcttaatatttcaattgaagagGAAGAACGAACTGcacaatattttcagtttcttctgaATGGAGAAGTAGATAGattaaatgaattatgtaaTAAGTGGACATTGGTGAAAGAAGAATCAGGTATTACAGAAGATGGTCAGTATCAAATTAATCAGGCTATTGGACAAACACAATTACTcataaataaaaagtttgaaaGATTTCGTGGTTTAGTTTCCGATTGTGAAACGGGAAAAGGAGAAATGTTAGTTACCTGTAAAGATTTACAAGGTTTCTGGGATATGATGTATATGGAAGTAAAAAATTGTGATTCACGGTTTGATAAATTAGAACAATTGCGTTCAGAAGGttggaaagaagaagaaaatgtacCTGTTATTACTAAAgttacaaaaaagaaaacagctacgaagaaaaaaattatgcCTAAAAAATCCAGTTCAATAAGAACTTTCCTagcagaaagaaaaaagaatatagCAAAAGAAATAAGTAACAATAATGGCACAGAAGAGCTTAAGATCTttgataacaaatataaaactagaaggtttagtagttctaatgttaagaaaTACACCCCTGTTAAGTATGAtagaacaaaattaaatttgttgCAAAAAGTACAACTGTCAGAAACAAAAAAACATAAAAGTCCTTTAACTATGATGAAAATAAGTCAGATGTGTAAAACACCAGAGGTTCAGTTAGAcgatacaatttcatatattaattctgATCAAACTCCAGGGAAGAGTATACTGAAACAGCCAAAGAAGTCAAATGAGATAGGATCCTGTATAAAGACATCGcataaagttaattttaatgataCTGTAGTTTTAAATGAAGTTCCCATGGATGAAGAAACACAAACAAAAATGGAGTTAGCTGCAGCATTAGCAAGAATAGATAGtcttgaatttaataattcagttGAGGAAGAATTAATACATGCAGAAAGGAAGCTTACCTTTGATGACAATAGCTTTGAAGAATATGAAGATGTATTTGATAAAAATGAGCCTTCTGGCTTGAagatttcaacaaaaaatactaTGAGTGTACCATCTACACATGTAGAAACTGCAACATCAATTAAAAAACCTACACCATATCATAGTTCAGCTACTCTTTCGCCAAGAAGAAGTTTGAGAAGACAAAGTGTTGTAAACGAAACAATTGCAAGTATAACACCAAATATTGTGCCATCTGAAAATGCTGTACACAATACAGACTTAAATGTGATTACAAGAAATTCACAAGAACATATTCTTGCAAGTGATGAAGAAGAAGTAGATAAACACAATGAAAGCATAAGAGTTCTAAGAAATAGAAGTATTACTTCAGTAAGTACACCAATTCTAAGGGGGAAATCTGGAAAGGTATCTACAAATATACAACAGTCAGAACATAAAGAGAATATCAAttcaaaaattgatttatataatgACATTAATACCATGAGGTCAAATGAAAAAAGTGATAGAAGAAAATCGAGAAGGAATGTTAAATTTTCTG atcTTGTTACAGAAGGAAAGTGTAATAGTGAAATAGAAAAATCAGTACTTCCTATGACTCCTCATATTAAAAAGAGTAAATCCTTAGGAGTacttaatgaaaagaaaaaaagtatagGTACACAAGATACTACATCATTTGAAATAATAG CTCCCGCACGCATTAGGAGGTCGCAAAACAGAACAAAATAG
- the LOC116428520 gene encoding uncharacterized protein LOC116428520 yields the protein MNEFFTMESSQEEKSLVKVQNSESSKISLDSETRLQSLGFIINNGKARFMLEDDTPIYSNAALTNFSITDPSDTLSFVVLGKDSMDFIQASSIASYVDIERKSMSVDYNSMIASWNSDEIHEKLSELLQENGKLKETLKQNNIAMKQQFNTLVNWQEEIMKIHQSHKKKFAETRELISYLQKENNEFKMRLATGGISTEPGYEMLSANEMQSTSDKKESSILGTELHEKVSSLTEELSNSKQKCEKLSSDVEKLLSISNLVSSQLKQATSTIQDQRLNIKKLEMQASMSKSYDSNHFNQSLNYNIPKCTEFTNKHINCENCLIKDKEINSLKESLVMLQHKLQHAILYEPETVLREKIEDITQTNMSTESVKDKTESVEQGIENKQSLEESMSLLAKEKERLKETEQLLDSQKKNLEMERKHLNEAMELLQQEKISLNEEKSSLDQQSQLYESHYKTVLETEKNKCDAKCSQLISEIGILHETVQKKELRVKELEAEIKQREEHIALLRMQLELYEEDFTKEKNQKERILAEKDELNDSLQRQTELNQQLLGDISTYLYR from the exons ATGAATGAATTTTTCACCATGGAATCCAGTCAAGAAGAGAAGTCTCTTGTAAAAGTACAAAATTCTGAAAGTTCAAAAATATCTTTGGACTCAGAGACTCGTTTACAAAGTCTTGGCTTCATCATAAACAATGGAAAGGCTAGGTTTATGTTAGAAGATGATACACCGATATACTCGAATGCTGCATTAACCAACTTTAGTATTACTGATCCAAGTGATACATTATCTTTTGTGGTGTTGGGTAAAGATTCTATGGATTTCATTCAGGCATCTTCGATTGCATCATATGTTGATATTGAACGTAAAAGCATGTCTGTT GATTATAATTCTATGATTGCGTCGTGGAATTCAGATGAGATTCATGAAAAATTAAGTGAGTTACTACAAGAGAATGGAAAactaaaagaaacattaaaacagaataatattgCTATGAAACAACAGTTTAACACTTTAGTCAATTGGCAagaagaaattatgaaaatacatcAGAGTCACAAGAAAAAATTTGCTGAAACCAGAGAATTAATAAGTTACttacagaaagaaaataatgaattcaaaaTGAGACTGGCTACTGGGGGAATTAGTACCGAACCAGGGTATGAG ATGCTAAGTGCAAATGAAATGCAAAGTACTAGTGACAAAAAAGAGTCATCTATTCTTGGAACAGAACTTCATGAAAAAGTATCTTCATTAACAGAAGAATTAAGTAACTCTaaacaaaaatgtgaaaaattatCCTCTGACGTTGAGAAATTACTTAGTATATCAAATTTAGTGAGTTCTCAATTGAAGCAAGCTACTTCTACGATACAAGATCAGAGGCTCAATATAAAAAAGTTAGAGATGCAAGCTTCAATGTCAAAATCATACGATTCAAATCATTTTAATCAGTCCCTTAATTATAATATCCCTAAATGTACTGAGTttacaaataaacatataaattgtGAGAACTGTTTGATaaaagataaagaaattaacTCCTTAAAAGAATCTCTTGTTATGCTTCAACATAAATTACAACAT GCTATTCTGTATGAGCCAGAAACAGTTTTGAGAGAAAAAATAGAAGATATAACACAAACTAATATGTCCACTGAATCTGTTAAGGATAAGACAGAGTCAGTAGAACAGggcattgaaaataaacagtcaTTAGAAGAAAGTATGAGTTTACTTGCCAAAGAAAAGGAACGTCTGAAGGAAACAGAACAGTTATTAGACAGCCAAAAGAAAAATCTTGAAATGGAACGCAAACATTTAAATGAAGCAATGGAACTTCTACAGCAAGAAAAAATAAGTTTGAATGAAGAAAAGTCATCTCTTGATCAACAGAGTCAGTTGTATGAAAGTCATTACAAAACTGTtctagaaacagaaaaaaataaatgtgaTGCAAAATGCAGTCAATTGATCAGTGAAATTGGTATTTTGCATGAAACTGTACAGAAAAAGGAATTACGTGTGAAAGAGTTAGAAGCAGAGATAAAACAACGT GAAGAACATATTGCCTTGCTGCGAATGCAATTAGAACTTTATGAAGAAGAttttacaaaagaaaagaatcaGAAAGAACGAATATTGGCAGAAAAAGATGAACTGAATGATTCTCTACAGAGACAAACGGAACTTAATCAACAATTACTAGGAGATATTTCAACATATTTGTATAGATAA
- the LOC116428519 gene encoding uncharacterized protein LOC116428519 isoform X2, whose amino-acid sequence MSKFRQQYKAKTFGFGDAAAARIVRTENHEKARKNSRSKIFTGNRNILNSKSNTIQNNEPKVSSASGNHTSRLIEWKVEREKSKKMEQMHKKRPFIVGAVHHKLYSPLSTNNVVGKKLNVPPIPKKVSKVTERRLMLKSQSQKVSKSVVKDSKSSIECSREKQSFAPIDQKVKPLEEPLHQEPLFGRSQCRMSINNFCNKNTENINTETSNKNLPKSNYSELPSEPVFFSPYVVSSRGKSNARTEQQIKRGFSLSRSLSDEIPTKDTVMKNLNISIEEEERTAQYFQFLLNGEVDRLNELCNKWTLVKEESGITEDGQYQINQAIGQTQLLINKKFERFRGLVSDCETGKGEMLVTCKDLQGFWDMMYMEVKNCDSRFDKLEQLRSEGWKEEENVPVITKVTKKKTATKKKIMPKKSSSIRTFLAERKKNIAKEISNNNGTEELKIFDNKYKTRRFSSSNVKKYTPVKYDRTKLNLLQKVQLSETKKHKSPLTMMKISQMCKTPEVQLDDTISYINSDQTPGKSILKQPKKSNEIGSCIKTSHKVNFNDTVVLNEVPMDEETQTKMELAAALARIDSLEFNNSVEEELIHAERKLTFDDNSFEEYEDVFDKNEPSGLKISTKNTMSVPSTHVETATSIKKPTPYHSSATLSPRRSLRRQSVVNETIASITPNIVPSENAVHNTDLNVITRNSQEHILASDEEEVDKHNESIRVLRNRSITSVSTPILRGKSGKVSTNIQQSEHKENINSKIDLYNDINTMRSNEKSDRRKSRRNVKFSEGKCNSEIEKSVLPMTPHIKKSKSLGVLNEKKKSIGTQDTTSFEIIAPARIRRSQNRTK is encoded by the exons ATGTCAAAATTTCGACAACAATATAAAGCAAAGACTTTCGGTTTTGGGGATGCAGCTGCAGCTCGAATTGTTCGTACAGAAAACCACGAAAAGGCACGTAAAAATTCCAGGTCcaagattttcactggaaatagaaatattttaaattctaaatcTAATACAATACAGAATAATG AACCAAAAGTATCTTCTGCATCAGGAAACCATACAAGTCGGTTAATAGAGTGGAAAGTAGAACGTGAGAAGTCTAAAAAGATGGAACAAATGCATAAAAAACGTCCTTTTATAGTTGGTGCTGTTCACCATAAACTTTATTCACCTTTATCTACAAATAATGTAGTtggaaaaaaattgaatgtacCACCCATTCCCAAAAAAGTTTCTAAAGTTACAGAAAGAAGACTAATGCTTAAAAGTCAATCTCAAAAAGTATCAAAATCTGTAGTAAAAGATTCAAAATCCTCCATAGAATGTTCAAGAGAAAAACAATCCTTTGCTCCTATAGATCAAAAAGTGAAACCATTGGAAGAACCATTACATCAAGAACCATTATTTGGTCGATCACAATGTAGAATGTCAATTAACAACTTTTGTAACAAGAATACTGAGAACATTAATACAGAAACATCTAACAAGAATTTACCTAAATCAAACTATTCTGAATTACCTAGTGAACCAGTTTTTTTTTCACCGTATGTAGTTTCTAGTCGTGGTAAAAGCAATGCCAGAACTGAACAGCAGATAAAACGTGGTTTTAGTCTTAGCCGATCATTAAGTGATGAGATTCCTACAAAGGATACTGTCATGAAAAatcttaatatttcaattgaagagGAAGAACGAACTGcacaatattttcagtttcttctgaATGGAGAAGTAGATAGattaaatgaattatgtaaTAAGTGGACATTGGTGAAAGAAGAATCAGGTATTACAGAAGATGGTCAGTATCAAATTAATCAGGCTATTGGACAAACACAATTACTcataaataaaaagtttgaaaGATTTCGTGGTTTAGTTTCCGATTGTGAAACGGGAAAAGGAGAAATGTTAGTTACCTGTAAAGATTTACAAGGTTTCTGGGATATGATGTATATGGAAGTAAAAAATTGTGATTCACGGTTTGATAAATTAGAACAATTGCGTTCAGAAGGttggaaagaagaagaaaatgtacCTGTTATTACTAAAgttacaaaaaagaaaacagctacgaagaaaaaaattatgcCTAAAAAATCCAGTTCAATAAGAACTTTCCTagcagaaagaaaaaagaatatagCAAAAGAAATAAGTAACAATAATGGCACAGAAGAGCTTAAGATCTttgataacaaatataaaactagaaggtttagtagttctaatgttaagaaaTACACCCCTGTTAAGTATGAtagaacaaaattaaatttgttgCAAAAAGTACAACTGTCAGAAACAAAAAAACATAAAAGTCCTTTAACTATGATGAAAATAAGTCAGATGTGTAAAACACCAGAGGTTCAGTTAGAcgatacaatttcatatattaattctgATCAAACTCCAGGGAAGAGTATACTGAAACAGCCAAAGAAGTCAAATGAGATAGGATCCTGTATAAAGACATCGcataaagttaattttaatgataCTGTAGTTTTAAATGAAGTTCCCATGGATGAAGAAACACAAACAAAAATGGAGTTAGCTGCAGCATTAGCAAGAATAGATAGtcttgaatttaataattcagttGAGGAAGAATTAATACATGCAGAAAGGAAGCTTACCTTTGATGACAATAGCTTTGAAGAATATGAAGATGTATTTGATAAAAATGAGCCTTCTGGCTTGAagatttcaacaaaaaatactaTGAGTGTACCATCTACACATGTAGAAACTGCAACATCAATTAAAAAACCTACACCATATCATAGTTCAGCTACTCTTTCGCCAAGAAGAAGTTTGAGAAGACAAAGTGTTGTAAACGAAACAATTGCAAGTATAACACCAAATATTGTGCCATCTGAAAATGCTGTACACAATACAGACTTAAATGTGATTACAAGAAATTCACAAGAACATATTCTTGCAAGTGATGAAGAAGAAGTAGATAAACACAATGAAAGCATAAGAGTTCTAAGAAATAGAAGTATTACTTCAGTAAGTACACCAATTCTAAGGGGGAAATCTGGAAAGGTATCTACAAATATACAACAGTCAGAACATAAAGAGAATATCAAttcaaaaattgatttatataatgACATTAATACCATGAGGTCAAATGAAAAAAGTGATAGAAGAAAATCGAGAAGGAATGTTAAATTTTCTG AAGGAAAGTGTAATAGTGAAATAGAAAAATCAGTACTTCCTATGACTCCTCATATTAAAAAGAGTAAATCCTTAGGAGTacttaatgaaaagaaaaaaagtatagGTACACAAGATACTACATCATTTGAAATAATAG CTCCCGCACGCATTAGGAGGTCGCAAAACAGAACAAAATAG